From the genome of Variovorax sp. RA8, one region includes:
- the paaI gene encoding hydroxyphenylacetyl-CoA thioesterase PaaI, whose translation MSDPHAQHTAERVRDAMFARDRAVRGLGMEIEAIAPGRADVVMTVREDMLNGHDICHGGFISALADSAFAYACNSYNEVTVASGFGIDFVAPAREGDRLVARCVEVSKTGRTGVYDTEVLNQRGERVAVFRGRSYTLKGKPVAPA comes from the coding sequence ATGAGCGACCCCCACGCCCAGCACACCGCCGAACGCGTGCGCGATGCCATGTTCGCCAGGGACCGCGCCGTGCGCGGCCTTGGCATGGAGATCGAGGCCATCGCGCCGGGCCGCGCCGACGTCGTCATGACCGTGCGCGAAGACATGCTCAACGGCCACGACATCTGCCACGGCGGCTTCATCTCGGCCCTGGCCGATTCGGCCTTCGCCTATGCCTGCAACTCCTACAACGAGGTGACCGTCGCATCCGGTTTCGGCATCGACTTCGTCGCGCCTGCGCGCGAGGGCGACCGGCTGGTCGCGCGCTGCGTCGAGGTTTCGAAGACGGGCCGCACGGGCGTCTACGACACGGAGGTGCTGAACCAGCGCGGCGAGCGGGTCGCGGTGTTCCGCGGGCGTTCCTACACTCTCAAGGGCAAGCCGGTCGCACCGGCCTGA
- a CDS encoding TRAP transporter small permease subunit: MSAFLKFALAMDWISAQLGRLAAWAVLAASLISAGNAFVRYGLDLSSNAWLEIQWYLFAATVMLGAPLVLKLNEHVRVDIIYGKLKRNGPVYVDLFGLIFFLLPVMGLLFWLTLPFFLGMLSSGEMSGNIGGLIRWPAALMMPLGFGAVFLQGVAEVIKRVAYLRGLIEMDTHYEKPVQ, encoded by the coding sequence TTGTCCGCATTTCTCAAGTTCGCGCTGGCCATGGACTGGATCAGCGCCCAGCTCGGCAGGCTGGCGGCATGGGCCGTGCTCGCCGCCTCCTTGATCTCCGCCGGCAACGCTTTCGTGCGCTACGGCCTCGACCTCAGCTCCAACGCCTGGCTCGAGATCCAGTGGTACTTGTTCGCCGCCACCGTGATGCTCGGCGCGCCGTTGGTGCTCAAGCTCAACGAGCATGTGCGCGTCGACATCATCTACGGCAAGCTCAAGCGCAACGGCCCGGTCTACGTCGATCTCTTCGGCCTGATCTTCTTCCTGCTGCCGGTGATGGGCCTGCTGTTCTGGCTCACCCTGCCCTTCTTCCTCGGCATGCTGAGCAGCGGCGAGATGTCCGGAAACATTGGTGGCCTTATCCGCTGGCCGGCCGCGCTGATGATGCCGCTGGGCTTCGGCGCCGTGTTCCTGCAGGGCGTGGCCGAGGTGATCAAGCGCGTGGCCTACCTGCGCGGCCTGATCGAGATGGATACGCACTACGAGAAGCCGGTGCAATGA
- a CDS encoding TetR/AcrR family transcriptional regulator, whose protein sequence is MARVRDPAGYDGQREMILSNAAQLFAQRGYAGTSMNEVAAACGVSKATLYHYVRDKHDLAVRIAEEHVQRLEAVVEEVLREHETPEARLGALIRSFVAEYAMAQNAQRVLTEDVRFLREEDQQRIIGVERRVVAAFARTIADVRGEDPASKLGKPMAMLLFGMINWMFTWMKPGRELDPAAIGEIVADLFFGGVRAVELPPALAAKGERAPAGARKLR, encoded by the coding sequence ATGGCTCGCGTGCGTGACCCGGCTGGCTATGACGGCCAGCGAGAAATGATTCTTTCGAACGCGGCGCAGCTGTTCGCGCAGCGCGGCTATGCGGGCACGTCGATGAACGAGGTGGCCGCGGCCTGCGGCGTCTCCAAGGCCACGCTCTACCACTACGTGCGCGACAAGCACGACCTCGCCGTGCGCATCGCCGAGGAGCATGTGCAGCGCCTCGAAGCGGTGGTGGAAGAGGTGCTGCGCGAGCACGAGACGCCCGAGGCCCGCCTCGGCGCATTGATCCGCAGCTTCGTGGCCGAATACGCGATGGCGCAGAACGCCCAGCGCGTGCTGACCGAGGACGTGCGCTTCCTGCGCGAGGAAGACCAGCAGCGCATCATCGGCGTCGAGCGGCGCGTGGTCGCCGCCTTCGCGCGCACCATCGCCGACGTGCGCGGCGAGGACCCGGCCAGCAAGCTCGGCAAGCCGATGGCGATGCTGCTCTTCGGCATGATCAACTGGATGTTCACCTGGATGAAACCCGGCCGCGAGCTCGACCCCGCGGCGATCGGCGAGATCGTCGCCGACCTGTTCTTCGGTGGCGTGCGGGCGGTGGAGCTGCCGCCGGCGCTCGCGGCAAAGGGCGAGCGCGCGCCGGCCGGTGCGCGCAAGCTGCGTTGA
- a CDS encoding TRAP transporter large permease, translating into MQMENFAPIMFAGLVLIMLIGFPVAFSLSALGLLSGFIAIEMGWFPPGFMANLPLNVFGILSNETLLAIPFFTLMGAVLEKCGLAEDMLDSMGQLFGPTRGGLGYSVIIVGFILGAITGTVAGQVIAMAMISLPVMMRYGYNMRYSTGVLAASGTITQLVPPSLVLIVMADQLGTDVGQMYKGAWGPSILQVLIFAVYTFLVSRIRPSYVPGVPASARTLSGWALWAKCLRGIIPSAILIFAVLGSMGGLPFMDHAIATPTEAGAMGAVGSLVLAAIHRRLNWPMLKEAMNGTMRLTAMVVFILIGSRVFSLVFQGVDGGKWIEHMLSGLPGGQIGFLIAVNVFVFFLAFFLDFFEIAFIILPMLGPVAAKLGIDMVWFGVLLCVNMQTSFMHPPFGFALFYLRGIADTLFKNGALPRKVESRDIYLGAIPWVGLQLLLVGIVIFFPQTVTVFLEKKVVVDVDKIQLEMPADLQGPGSGGINMDDPFGNRKAGEPDALPMPEPEPPAPGAGADSKQ; encoded by the coding sequence ATGCAGATGGAAAATTTCGCCCCGATCATGTTCGCGGGGCTGGTGCTGATCATGCTGATCGGCTTTCCGGTGGCGTTCTCGCTGTCGGCGCTCGGCCTCCTCAGCGGCTTCATCGCGATCGAGATGGGCTGGTTCCCGCCGGGCTTCATGGCCAACCTGCCGCTCAACGTGTTCGGCATCCTGTCCAACGAGACGCTCCTGGCCATCCCCTTCTTCACGCTGATGGGCGCAGTGCTCGAGAAGTGCGGCCTGGCCGAGGACATGCTCGACTCCATGGGCCAGCTCTTCGGCCCCACCCGCGGCGGCCTGGGCTATTCGGTGATCATCGTGGGCTTCATCCTCGGCGCCATCACCGGCACCGTGGCCGGCCAGGTGATCGCGATGGCGATGATCTCGCTGCCGGTGATGATGCGCTACGGCTACAACATGCGCTACTCAACCGGCGTGCTGGCGGCCTCGGGCACCATCACGCAGCTGGTGCCGCCTTCGCTGGTGCTGATCGTGATGGCCGACCAGCTCGGCACCGACGTGGGCCAGATGTACAAGGGCGCCTGGGGCCCCTCGATCCTGCAGGTGCTGATCTTCGCGGTCTACACCTTCCTGGTCTCGCGCATCCGGCCGAGCTACGTGCCGGGCGTGCCGGCCTCGGCGCGCACGCTCTCGGGCTGGGCGCTGTGGGCCAAGTGCCTGCGCGGCATCATCCCCTCGGCCATCCTGATCTTCGCGGTGCTGGGCTCGATGGGCGGCCTGCCCTTCATGGACCACGCGATCGCGACGCCGACCGAGGCCGGCGCGATGGGCGCGGTGGGTTCGCTGGTCCTGGCCGCCATCCACCGGCGGCTGAACTGGCCGATGCTCAAGGAAGCGATGAACGGCACCATGCGGCTCACCGCAATGGTGGTCTTCATCCTGATCGGCTCGCGCGTGTTCTCGCTGGTGTTCCAGGGGGTGGACGGCGGCAAGTGGATCGAGCACATGCTCTCGGGCCTGCCGGGCGGGCAGATCGGCTTCCTGATCGCGGTCAACGTCTTCGTCTTCTTCCTGGCCTTCTTCCTCGACTTCTTCGAGATCGCCTTCATCATCCTGCCGATGCTCGGGCCGGTGGCGGCCAAGCTCGGCATCGACATGGTGTGGTTCGGCGTGCTGCTGTGCGTGAACATGCAGACCTCGTTCATGCACCCGCCCTTCGGCTTCGCGCTGTTCTACCTGCGGGGCATTGCCGACACGCTGTTCAAGAACGGCGCGCTGCCGCGCAAGGTCGAATCGCGCGACATCTACCTGGGGGCCATCCCCTGGGTCGGCCTGCAGCTGCTGCTGGTGGGCATCGTGATCTTCTTCCCGCAGACCGTCACCGTGTTCCTTGAAAAGAAGGTCGTGGTCGACGTGGACAAGATCCAGTTGGAGATGCCGGCGGATCTGCAGGGCCCCGGCAGCGGCGGCATCAACATGGACGACCCCTTCGGCAACAGGAAGGCCGGCGAGCCGGACGCGCTGCCGATGCCCGAACCCGAACCGCCCGCCCCGGGGGCTGGGGCCGACAGCAAGCAGTGA
- the paaK gene encoding phenylacetate--CoA ligase PaaK, giving the protein MPVRHPSPGDLEPIETASRDEIAALQLQRLKATLQRAYDKVPHYRQAFDARGVHPDDLKQLSDIAKFPFTVKKDLRDNYPFGMFAVPREQVARIHASSGTTGKPTVVGYTLQDIEHWANLVARSIRAAGARPGDIVHVAYGYGLFTGGLGAHYGAERAGCTVIPMSGGQTEKQVQLIRDFRPDVIMVTPSYMQVIIEEFQRQGLDARENSLKVGIFGAEPWTEAMRREIEHKGGMDAVDIYGLSEVMGPGVASECIESKDGPVVWEDHFYPEIIDPETGEVLPDGEEGELVFTSLTKEALPIVRYRTRDLTRLLPPTARSFRRMGKIVGRSDDMLIIRGVNVFPTQIEEIVLAHEKLSGQYLIKVDREGHLDNVEVRCELQRTAAEIPGAECDQIAQWVQQRVKTLVGISTTVVVQPPESLERTLTGKARRVIDERPKT; this is encoded by the coding sequence ATGCCCGTCCGACACCCTTCGCCCGGTGATCTCGAACCCATCGAAACTGCGAGCCGCGACGAGATCGCCGCGCTGCAGCTGCAGCGCCTCAAGGCCACCCTTCAGCGCGCCTACGACAAGGTGCCCCACTACCGCCAGGCCTTCGATGCGCGAGGCGTGCACCCTGACGACCTGAAGCAGCTGAGCGACATCGCGAAGTTCCCCTTCACCGTCAAGAAGGACCTGCGCGACAACTATCCCTTCGGTATGTTCGCAGTGCCGCGCGAGCAGGTGGCGCGCATCCACGCCTCCTCCGGCACCACCGGCAAGCCGACCGTGGTGGGCTACACGCTGCAGGACATCGAGCACTGGGCGAACCTCGTGGCCCGCTCGATCCGCGCCGCCGGCGCGCGGCCCGGCGACATCGTGCACGTGGCCTACGGCTACGGCCTCTTCACCGGCGGCCTGGGCGCGCACTACGGCGCCGAGCGCGCCGGCTGCACCGTGATCCCGATGTCCGGCGGCCAGACCGAGAAGCAGGTGCAGCTGATTCGCGACTTCCGGCCCGACGTCATTATGGTCACGCCGAGCTACATGCAGGTGATCATCGAGGAGTTCCAGCGCCAGGGGCTGGATGCGCGCGAGAACTCGCTGAAGGTAGGCATCTTCGGCGCCGAGCCCTGGACCGAAGCCATGCGCCGCGAGATCGAGCACAAGGGCGGCATGGACGCGGTCGACATCTACGGCCTGTCGGAAGTGATGGGCCCCGGCGTGGCCAGCGAATGCATCGAGAGCAAGGATGGTCCGGTGGTCTGGGAAGACCACTTCTATCCCGAGATCATCGACCCCGAGACCGGCGAGGTGCTGCCCGACGGCGAGGAAGGCGAGCTGGTCTTCACCTCGCTCACCAAGGAGGCGCTGCCCATCGTGCGCTACCGCACGCGCGACCTCACGCGCCTCTTGCCGCCCACCGCGCGCAGCTTCCGGCGCATGGGCAAGATCGTCGGGCGCAGCGACGACATGCTGATCATCCGCGGCGTCAATGTCTTTCCCACGCAGATCGAGGAGATCGTGCTGGCGCACGAGAAGCTCTCGGGCCAGTACCTGATCAAGGTCGACCGGGAGGGCCATCTCGACAACGTGGAAGTGCGCTGCGAGCTGCAGCGCACAGCGGCCGAGATCCCCGGCGCCGAATGCGACCAGATCGCCCAGTGGGTGCAGCAGCGCGTGAAGACCCTGGTCGGCATTTCCACCACGGTGGTGGTGCAGCCTCCCGAGTCGCTCGAGCGCACGCTGACCGGCAAGGCCAGGCGCGTGATCGACGAGCGCCCCAAAACCTGA
- a CDS encoding enoyl-CoA hydratase-related protein gives MNEPLVRTTQSGAVRTLELNRPEALNSFTSQLHAALMAALDEAADDAAVRCVVLGGAGRAFCAGQDLSDPMVAPDFAPGATPKDLGQVIESLYAPLVLRIRSMPVPVIAEVHGVAAGAGANLALACDLVVAGRSASFIQAFAKIGLVPDTGGTWLLPRLVGQARALGLALLGDKLPAAEAAQMGLIWKCVEDDELSLTVEGLAQRLAAMPVRALVATRQALADAQALDLPAALAREAALQRELGAAADYREGVEAFRAKRLPQFNDR, from the coding sequence ATGAACGAACCCTTGGTACGTACTACGCAATCGGGCGCCGTGCGCACGCTCGAGCTCAACCGGCCTGAGGCGCTCAACAGTTTCACCTCGCAGCTGCATGCCGCGCTCATGGCCGCGCTCGACGAGGCCGCGGACGATGCGGCGGTGCGCTGTGTCGTTCTGGGTGGCGCGGGGCGCGCCTTCTGTGCCGGCCAGGACCTGTCCGACCCGATGGTCGCGCCGGACTTCGCGCCCGGTGCCACGCCCAAGGACCTGGGCCAGGTGATCGAGTCGCTCTACGCTCCGCTGGTGCTGCGCATCCGCTCGATGCCGGTGCCGGTGATCGCCGAGGTGCATGGCGTCGCGGCGGGCGCGGGCGCCAATCTCGCATTGGCCTGCGACCTGGTCGTGGCCGGCCGTTCGGCCAGCTTCATCCAGGCCTTCGCCAAGATCGGGCTGGTGCCCGACACCGGCGGCACCTGGCTGCTGCCGCGCCTGGTAGGGCAGGCGCGCGCGCTGGGCCTGGCACTGCTGGGCGACAAGCTGCCGGCGGCCGAGGCGGCGCAGATGGGCCTGATCTGGAAATGCGTGGAGGACGACGAACTCAGCCTCACTGTCGAGGGCCTGGCGCAACGCCTGGCCGCGATGCCTGTGCGCGCGCTGGTGGCCACACGACAGGCACTGGCCGATGCTCAGGCGCTGGACCTGCCCGCCGCGCTGGCGCGCGAGGCCGCGTTGCAGCGCGAGCTCGGCGCCGCTGCCGACTACCGCGAAGGCGTGGAGGCCTTTCGCGCCAAGCGCCTGCCGCAGTTCAACGACCGTTGA
- the paaY gene encoding phenylacetic acid degradation protein PaaY, producing MPCYALEGVVPVVDPGAYVHPTAVLIGDVIVGPGCYVGPCASLRGDFGRIVLARGANVQDNCVIHGFPDQDTVVEENGHIGHGAVLHSCVVRRDALVGMNAVVMDEAEIGESAFVAACAFVPAGMKVPARSLVTGVPARVRRQLGEEEIAWKQEGTRTYQDLTRRCLASLVEVQPLAAAEENRPRLQSPDVRPLIATRRG from the coding sequence ATGCCCTGCTATGCGCTCGAAGGGGTGGTACCCGTGGTCGACCCCGGCGCCTACGTGCATCCCACCGCCGTGCTGATCGGCGACGTGATCGTGGGCCCCGGCTGCTACGTCGGCCCCTGCGCCAGCCTGCGAGGCGACTTCGGGCGCATCGTGCTCGCGCGCGGCGCCAACGTGCAGGACAACTGCGTGATCCACGGCTTCCCGGACCAGGACACGGTGGTCGAGGAAAACGGCCACATCGGCCACGGGGCGGTGCTGCACAGCTGCGTGGTGCGGCGCGACGCACTGGTGGGCATGAACGCGGTGGTGATGGATGAGGCAGAGATCGGCGAATCGGCCTTCGTCGCGGCCTGCGCCTTCGTGCCGGCCGGCATGAAGGTGCCGGCGCGCAGCCTGGTGACCGGCGTACCGGCCCGCGTGCGGCGCCAGCTCGGCGAGGAGGAGATCGCCTGGAAGCAGGAAGGCACGCGGACCTACCAGGACCTCACCCGGCGCTGCCTCGCCAGCCTGGTCGAGGTGCAGCCGCTGGCCGCGGCGGAGGAGAACCGGCCGCGCCTGCAGTCGCCGGACGTGCGCCCGCTGATCGCCACGCGGCGCGGCTGA
- a CDS encoding TRAP transporter substrate-binding protein, giving the protein MDRRSLIKNAGIAGVLAAGIAPAVHAQAAVRWRLASSFPKSLDTIYGTAEVFAKQVSDATGGKFQISVHAGGELMPAFGVVDGVQNASVEMAHTAPYYFYGKDPTFCLGCAVPFGMNTRQMNAWMYEGNGLKLMRAFYAKYNIFNLPGGNTGAQMGGWFRKEIKSVADLKGLKFRTNPFAGRVLEPFGMIPQSIPGADLYPALEKGTLDALEWVGPYDDQKLGFNKVAKFYYYPGWWEGGPQLDFYINTKAWEGLSAEYKAIVEAAAAQANITMTAKYDARNPVALKQLVGSGTVLKPFTQDVMNAAFKSAQQIYAELNNTNPEWKKIYGDWAKFLADQNAWFRFTEGTFDRFMQQQKL; this is encoded by the coding sequence ATGGATCGTCGTTCCCTCATCAAAAACGCAGGCATTGCCGGCGTCCTCGCTGCCGGCATCGCGCCCGCAGTCCACGCGCAGGCCGCTGTTCGCTGGCGCCTGGCCTCGAGCTTTCCCAAATCGCTGGACACAATCTATGGAACGGCCGAGGTGTTCGCCAAGCAGGTGAGCGACGCAACGGGCGGCAAGTTCCAGATTTCCGTGCATGCGGGCGGCGAGCTCATGCCGGCCTTCGGCGTGGTGGACGGCGTGCAGAACGCCTCGGTCGAAATGGCGCACACCGCGCCCTACTACTTCTACGGCAAGGACCCGACCTTCTGCCTCGGCTGCGCGGTGCCCTTCGGCATGAACACGCGCCAGATGAACGCCTGGATGTACGAAGGCAACGGCCTCAAGCTGATGCGCGCCTTCTACGCCAAGTACAACATCTTCAACCTGCCGGGCGGCAACACGGGCGCACAGATGGGCGGCTGGTTCCGCAAGGAAATCAAGTCGGTCGCCGACCTGAAGGGGCTGAAGTTCCGCACCAACCCCTTCGCTGGAAGGGTGCTCGAACCCTTCGGCATGATTCCGCAGTCCATCCCCGGCGCCGACCTGTACCCCGCGCTCGAGAAGGGCACGCTCGATGCGCTCGAATGGGTCGGCCCTTACGACGACCAGAAGCTGGGCTTCAACAAGGTCGCGAAGTTCTACTACTACCCCGGCTGGTGGGAAGGCGGCCCGCAGCTGGACTTCTACATCAACACCAAGGCCTGGGAAGGCCTGTCGGCCGAGTACAAGGCGATCGTCGAAGCGGCGGCCGCGCAGGCCAACATCACGATGACCGCGAAGTACGACGCGCGCAACCCCGTGGCGCTCAAGCAGCTGGTCGGCTCGGGCACGGTGCTCAAGCCCTTCACGCAGGACGTGATGAACGCCGCCTTCAAGTCGGCCCAGCAAATCTACGCGGAGCTGAACAACACCAACCCGGAGTGGAAGAAGATCTACGGCGACTGGGCCAAGTTCCTGGCTGACCAGAACGCCTGGTTCCGCTTCACCGAAGGCACCTTCGATCGCTTCATGCAGCAGCAGAAGCTCTGA
- the dxs gene encoding 1-deoxy-D-xylulose-5-phosphate synthase, whose product MAPLLPTLHDPSALRHFDRAQLKQLADEVRSCVLDNVSRTGGHLSSNLGTVELTVALHHVFNTPHDRLVWDVGHQTYPHKILTGRRERMPSLRQIGGISGFPQRSESEYDTFGTAHSSTSISAALGMALAAKQKGEDRHAVAIIGDGAMTAGMAFEALNNAGVYDCKLLVILNDNDMSISPPVGALNRYLAQLMSGNFYAAAKNVGKSVLRAAPPLFELAKRLEQHAKGMVVPATLFEQFGFNYVGPIDGHDLDSLVPTLENLKHLHGPQFLHVVTKKGQGYKLAEADPVAYHGPTKFDPAIGLVKPATAPKQTFTQVFGHWLCDMAAQDSRLVGITPAMREGSGLVEFEQRFPERYYDVGIAEQHAVTFAAGLACEGLKPVVAIYSTFLQRAYDQMIHDVAIQNLPVVFALDRAGLVGADGATHAGAYDIAFIRCIPNMSLACPADEAECRQLLSSAFAQDHPVAVRYPRGAGAGVPTPRGLEALPFGKGELRRSGRRIAIVVFGTLLHPALKAAEALDATVLNMRWVKPLDVELLLKTVATHDCVVTLEEGAVMGGAGSAVMEALQAADVQRPVLQLGLPDRFIEHGDPARLLASIGLDAAGIEQSIRERFGASEPAGKTRPGAM is encoded by the coding sequence ATGGCTCCGCTGCTCCCCACCCTCCACGACCCCTCCGCCCTGCGCCATTTCGACCGTGCCCAGCTCAAGCAGCTGGCCGACGAGGTGCGCAGCTGCGTGCTCGACAACGTCTCGCGCACCGGCGGGCACCTGAGCTCGAACCTCGGCACGGTCGAGCTCACGGTGGCGCTGCACCACGTGTTCAACACGCCGCACGACCGGCTGGTGTGGGACGTGGGCCACCAGACCTACCCGCACAAGATCCTCACCGGGCGGCGCGAGCGCATGCCCAGCCTGCGCCAGATCGGCGGCATCTCAGGCTTCCCGCAGCGCAGCGAAAGCGAGTACGACACCTTCGGCACCGCGCATTCCTCCACCAGCATCTCGGCCGCGCTCGGCATGGCGCTGGCGGCCAAGCAGAAGGGCGAGGACAGGCACGCGGTCGCGATCATCGGCGACGGCGCGATGACCGCCGGCATGGCCTTCGAGGCCCTCAACAATGCGGGCGTGTACGACTGCAAGCTGCTGGTGATCCTGAACGACAACGACATGTCGATCAGCCCGCCGGTGGGCGCGCTCAACCGCTACCTCGCGCAGCTGATGAGCGGCAACTTCTACGCCGCGGCCAAGAACGTGGGCAAGAGCGTGCTGCGCGCGGCGCCGCCGCTGTTCGAGCTGGCCAAGCGCCTGGAGCAGCATGCCAAGGGCATGGTGGTGCCGGCCACGCTCTTCGAGCAGTTCGGCTTCAACTACGTGGGCCCGATCGACGGGCACGACCTCGACTCGCTGGTGCCCACGCTCGAGAACCTCAAGCACCTGCACGGCCCGCAGTTCCTGCATGTGGTCACGAAGAAGGGGCAGGGCTACAAGCTGGCCGAGGCCGATCCGGTGGCCTACCACGGGCCCACCAAGTTCGATCCGGCCATCGGCCTGGTCAAGCCCGCTACCGCGCCCAAGCAGACCTTCACGCAGGTCTTCGGCCACTGGCTGTGCGACATGGCGGCGCAGGACAGCCGGCTGGTCGGCATCACGCCGGCGATGCGCGAAGGCTCGGGGCTGGTCGAGTTCGAGCAGCGCTTCCCCGAGCGCTACTACGACGTCGGCATCGCCGAGCAGCACGCCGTCACCTTCGCGGCGGGCCTGGCATGCGAAGGGCTCAAGCCGGTGGTCGCGATCTACTCGACCTTCCTGCAGCGCGCGTACGACCAGATGATCCACGACGTGGCGATCCAGAACCTGCCGGTCGTGTTCGCGCTCGACCGCGCGGGCCTGGTGGGCGCCGACGGCGCGACCCATGCGGGCGCCTACGACATCGCCTTCATCCGCTGCATCCCCAACATGAGCCTGGCTTGCCCAGCCGACGAGGCCGAGTGCCGGCAGCTGCTCTCCAGTGCCTTCGCGCAGGATCACCCGGTGGCCGTGCGCTATCCGCGCGGCGCGGGCGCCGGCGTCCCGACCCCGCGCGGGCTCGAGGCGCTGCCCTTCGGCAAGGGCGAGCTGCGTCGTTCCGGGCGGCGCATCGCGATCGTGGTCTTCGGCACCTTGCTCCATCCGGCGCTCAAGGCCGCCGAGGCGCTCGATGCCACGGTGCTCAACATGCGCTGGGTCAAGCCGCTCGACGTCGAGCTGCTGCTGAAGACCGTGGCCACGCACGATTGCGTCGTGACCCTCGAGGAAGGTGCCGTGATGGGTGGCGCGGGCAGTGCGGTCATGGAGGCGCTGCAGGCGGCCGATGTGCAGCGGCCCGTGCTGCAGCTGGGCCTGCCCGACCGCTTCATCGAACACGGCGATCCGGCCAGGCTGCTGGCAAGCATCGGGCTTGACGCAGCCGGCATCGAGCAATCGATACGCGAGCGCTTTGGCGCGAGCGAGCCCGCAGGGAAAACCCGCCCCGGGGCCATGTAA
- a CDS encoding SUMF1/EgtB/PvdO family nonheme iron enzyme, protein MPSSPPSRTPFGTSGPPPHAIDSPEMRRAGRELLSLALIDARNHTLHLLSLYEQALGSESLAVPRQEGIDPPLWLAGHIGWFAEWWIARNTQRAFGADCPVRPTRLAAIEPQADAWWNPSQIEGKARWSPELPDLSLTKAYLLETLESTLELLEHAVETDAGLYFYRLALFHEDLRGEQLVVMAQTLGLPLGIEARPVPVERAPLLLPATPWTLGFDEPGFAFAQERGQRTLEVPEFEIDAQPVTWSQYVEFVDDGGYDREELWLPGGLAWLAAQTEGRRGPRYVEQIGVARRGSGGSVLQQRFGRPMRAAGNQSAVHVSWWEADAWARWAGRRVATEIEWEIAAHTAVRHGFRWADVHEWTAGTLQPWPDFRADPWSAGTEFDPEPAFGTARVLRGASAATRSRLRSPKRRGFAWPERDDGFFGFRTCAL, encoded by the coding sequence ATGCCTTCGAGTCCGCCGTCCCGCACGCCTTTCGGCACGTCCGGCCCGCCTCCGCATGCCATCGATTCGCCGGAGATGCGGCGTGCGGGCCGCGAGCTGCTCTCGCTGGCGCTGATCGACGCCCGCAACCACACGCTGCACCTGCTGTCGCTCTACGAGCAGGCGCTGGGCTCCGAGAGCCTGGCGGTGCCGCGGCAGGAAGGCATCGATCCGCCGCTCTGGCTCGCCGGCCACATCGGCTGGTTCGCCGAGTGGTGGATCGCGCGCAACACGCAGCGCGCCTTCGGGGCCGACTGCCCGGTGCGGCCGACGCGGCTGGCCGCCATCGAGCCGCAGGCCGATGCCTGGTGGAACCCGTCGCAGATCGAGGGCAAGGCGCGCTGGTCGCCGGAACTGCCCGATCTCTCGCTGACCAAGGCCTACCTGCTCGAGACGCTGGAGAGCACGCTCGAACTGCTGGAGCATGCGGTCGAGACCGATGCCGGCCTCTACTTCTATCGGTTGGCGTTATTCCACGAAGACTTGCGCGGCGAGCAACTGGTCGTGATGGCGCAAACCCTCGGCCTGCCTTTGGGCATCGAGGCCCGCCCCGTGCCGGTGGAGCGTGCGCCGCTGCTGCTGCCGGCCACCCCCTGGACGCTCGGCTTCGACGAGCCCGGCTTCGCCTTCGCGCAGGAGCGCGGCCAGCGCACGCTGGAGGTGCCAGAGTTCGAGATCGATGCCCAGCCCGTCACCTGGAGCCAGTACGTGGAGTTCGTCGACGACGGCGGCTACGACCGCGAAGAGCTGTGGCTGCCGGGCGGGCTGGCCTGGCTCGCCGCCCAGACCGAGGGGCGCCGTGGCCCGCGCTACGTCGAGCAGATCGGCGTAGCGCGCCGCGGCAGCGGCGGCTCGGTATTACAGCAGCGCTTCGGCCGCCCCATGCGCGCGGCCGGCAACCAGAGCGCGGTGCATGTGAGTTGGTGGGAGGCCGATGCCTGGGCGCGCTGGGCCGGGCGCCGGGTCGCGACCGAGATCGAATGGGAGATCGCCGCCCACACCGCCGTACGGCACGGCTTCCGCTGGGCCGACGTGCACGAGTGGACCGCCGGCACCTTGCAGCCCTGGCCCGACTTCCGTGCCGACCCGTGGAGCGCAGGCACCGAGTTCGACCCGGAGCCCGCCTTCGGCACGGCGCGCGTGCTGCGCGGCGCTTCTGCCGCCACCCGCTCGCGCTTGCGATCGCCCAAGCGTCGCGGCTTCGCCTGGCCGGAGCGGGACGACGGGTTCTTCGGGTTCAGGACCTGCGCGCTTTAG